In the genome of Bryobacteraceae bacterium, one region contains:
- a CDS encoding dihydrodipicolinate synthase family protein gives MSLPSPLRGIVTPLLTPLKTPDSLDPEGLDRLVDHVIDGGVHGIFILGTSGEGPSVSASIRRAVVERTCSRAAGRVPVLVGVTDSSLADAVSLANVAAGSGAAAVVTTGPLYMPVTQAQLLGYIADLAAASPLPVMLYNMPSHARVFFEVETVRLAAQIPGVIGLKDSSAQLLYLRGLQQALAGRPDFTLLVGPEEMMPECVMFGVHGGVNGGSNLFPKLFVDLYDAAARGDLATVASLREAVLALSRAVYNAVSYGSSYLQGVKCAAEALGLCAGALAAPYKAFEGAERDAVRRGLADFRNAYQI, from the coding sequence ATGAGTCTCCCTTCGCCCCTCCGCGGCATCGTTACCCCCTTGCTCACCCCGCTGAAGACCCCGGACAGCCTCGATCCCGAGGGTCTCGATCGCCTGGTGGACCACGTGATTGACGGCGGCGTCCACGGCATCTTCATCCTCGGCACCAGTGGCGAGGGTCCCAGCGTCAGCGCCTCGATCCGGCGCGCCGTCGTCGAACGGACGTGCTCCCGCGCCGCCGGCAGGGTCCCGGTGCTCGTGGGCGTGACGGATTCCTCGCTCGCCGACGCCGTCTCCCTGGCGAACGTGGCGGCGGGCTCGGGCGCCGCCGCCGTGGTCACCACGGGGCCGCTCTACATGCCCGTAACGCAGGCGCAACTGCTCGGCTATATCGCGGATCTTGCCGCTGCCTCGCCCCTCCCGGTGATGCTCTACAACATGCCGAGCCATGCTCGCGTCTTCTTCGAAGTCGAAACGGTCCGCCTCGCCGCGCAAATCCCCGGCGTCATCGGGCTCAAGGACAGTTCCGCCCAGCTCCTTTACCTGCGCGGTCTTCAGCAGGCGCTCGCCGGCCGCCCTGATTTCACACTCCTTGTTGGACCCGAGGAGATGATGCCGGAATGCGTGATGTTCGGCGTCCACGGCGGTGTCAACGGTGGGTCGAACCTCTTCCCCAAGCTCTTCGTCGACCTGTATGACGCCGCTGCTCGAGGCGATCTCGCCACCGTCGCCAGTCTGCGCGAAGCCGTTCTCGCGCTGAGCCGCGCCGTGTACAACGCCGTCAGCTACGGTTCCAGCTATCTGCAGGGCGTCAAATGTGCGGCCGAAGCGCTCGGCCTCTGCGCCGGTGCTCTCGCGGCGCCCTACAAGGCCTTCGAAGGCGCGGAGCGCGATGCCGTGCGCCGCGGGCTTGCCGACTTCCGGAACGCCTACCAGATCTAG
- a CDS encoding zinc-dependent alcohol dehydrogenase encodes MQAAVLHDFGKALSIEDVPLPAPGPGEALLRVTACGVCHSDLHVVDGDWPRLKPVTRIPLIPGHEVVGVVEKLGDGVTELAVGQRGGVPWLHWACGTCEYCAAGRETLCSKQAITGVTVNGGFATHMLAKASHVARVPNSVSDVDAAPLLCAGVTVYKALKSAGLEAGQQAVIYGVGGLGHLAIQVARAKGAEVAAVDLAEDKLALARESGATWTGTAKPPRGHVVLVAAGSAKAYEAAFASMRKGGTLVVVGMPPEPVPLSAFHMVSGEYRVIGSAVGTREDLRETLELAARGLLRSHVATAPLVEAPSILEKLRAGSITGRVVLVNA; translated from the coding sequence ATGCAGGCTGCCGTGCTTCACGATTTTGGAAAGGCTCTTTCGATCGAAGACGTGCCTTTACCGGCTCCCGGCCCGGGCGAAGCGTTGCTTCGCGTGACGGCGTGCGGAGTCTGCCATAGCGACCTTCACGTCGTCGACGGAGATTGGCCCCGCTTGAAGCCCGTGACCAGGATCCCGCTGATTCCAGGCCACGAAGTTGTGGGCGTGGTGGAGAAACTGGGCGACGGCGTGACGGAACTCGCAGTGGGGCAGCGGGGCGGCGTGCCGTGGCTGCACTGGGCGTGCGGGACCTGCGAGTACTGCGCGGCCGGCAGGGAGACCCTATGCTCCAAGCAGGCGATCACGGGCGTGACGGTGAATGGCGGTTTCGCGACACACATGCTGGCCAAGGCAAGCCACGTGGCGCGGGTGCCGAATTCGGTATCCGATGTCGACGCAGCTCCTTTGTTGTGCGCCGGGGTCACGGTGTACAAGGCGCTGAAGTCGGCGGGGCTCGAAGCGGGCCAACAGGCCGTGATCTACGGCGTGGGCGGCCTCGGTCACCTGGCGATCCAGGTGGCGCGGGCCAAGGGAGCCGAGGTGGCGGCGGTGGATCTCGCGGAGGACAAGCTCGCGCTGGCGCGGGAATCGGGAGCAACGTGGACCGGTACCGCGAAGCCGCCTCGAGGGCATGTCGTACTGGTCGCCGCCGGCAGCGCCAAGGCCTATGAGGCGGCCTTCGCGAGCATGCGCAAGGGCGGCACGCTGGTGGTGGTTGGCATGCCCCCGGAGCCGGTTCCGCTTTCGGCATTCCACATGGTGTCGGGCGAGTATCGTGTGATCGGGTCTGCGGTGGGGACGCGGGAGGACTTGCGGGAGACGCTCGAGCTTGCGGCGCGAGGATTGCTTCGGTCACACGTGGCGACAGCGCCGCTGGTGGAAGCGCCGTCCATTCTCGAGAAGCTGCGGGCTGGGAGCATCACCGGGCGCGTGGTGCTGGTGAACGCATGA
- a CDS encoding ECF-type sigma factor has protein sequence MLNWLTGGGDPQPEASGGDEIGALLPHWRDPVARDRLFSLIYPELRRAAEIRMRFERPDHTLQPTALVNEVFLQLVRQREMRWQNRAHFLAMASEMMRRILVDHARARGARRRDGGVRVPLEPDQFVTGQDFEEIILLDDLLTRLARKNARLAQVVELRYFGGLSFQEVGEVLRIGERTAKRDWQMARAWLYTAMVPEGPNDARTADTDQTAS, from the coding sequence TTGTTAAACTGGCTGACAGGCGGTGGCGACCCGCAGCCGGAAGCCTCCGGAGGCGACGAAATCGGTGCGCTCCTGCCCCATTGGCGCGACCCTGTCGCCCGGGATCGTCTCTTCTCGTTGATTTACCCTGAGTTACGGCGGGCCGCGGAGATCCGGATGCGGTTCGAACGGCCGGATCACACGCTTCAGCCAACAGCCCTCGTCAACGAAGTCTTCCTTCAACTGGTTCGCCAGCGGGAGATGCGATGGCAGAACCGGGCGCATTTCCTGGCGATGGCTTCTGAAATGATGCGCCGGATTCTCGTCGATCACGCCCGCGCCAGGGGTGCGCGGCGGCGCGATGGCGGAGTGCGTGTGCCGCTTGAACCAGACCAGTTCGTCACCGGTCAGGACTTTGAAGAGATCATACTCCTCGACGACCTGCTCACTCGTCTGGCGCGGAAGAACGCGCGACTCGCGCAAGTCGTCGAACTGAGATACTTCGGCGGCCTTTCGTTTCAGGAAGTCGGTGAAGTGCTGAGGATTGGTGAGCGGACCGCCAAACGAGACTGGCAGATGGCCCGCGCCTGGCTCTACACCGCGATGGTTCCTGAGGGACCCAATGACGCCCGAACAGCGGATACAGATCAGACAGCTTCTTGA
- a CDS encoding protein kinase: protein MTPEQRIQIRQLLEEALELDDGERHAFLQAACHGDPTLRIALDELLEGRGPMPEFLRDAEGVALGPVFSSGTLIDGRFRIERFRGRGGMGEVYEAFDSSLGVRLGLKTLRGDINADQDAIDRFRREVLVARTVTHPNLCRVYDMVEHRSTNEPPVACLTMEWLEGETLAAYLERSRPLSPAVALPLIRQIAAALEALHAAGLVHRDLKPGNVVMVAQPGGGTRAVVTDFGLAKPAAAGEEFFESVVDAQAGAPYFMAPEQLKNERPTTASDVYSFGLMIDEMVTVERAFSAPSLAALYYQRLFEQPALPRDRAPDLPDHWDRTIRRCLATDPAARPATAAAVLAELDGQLPSLPEPAKVPPARPPAGPRYPVFVLAGLAILALVVAVGFALNRAPASIEVFEIDGSSATPEMQYLGHGATAEVLRRLSEMKQLRVIPVHATRRDAPSTAGGAAYALSGELIGGPNARLSISLTGRGHVVWSATFDEQLLENRTEFQNRIAQQVAAAIDQQIGRGLFAGLIPRWVRWPSLSLNAQLPRPPTADSEALDLYMRGSKLFEEFSPASALAAATYYERALERDPNFALAMAAGADAYLFLKNQDAARAGHYLQRAGELAARAVQADPNLAEGHASLAAVKQAEWDWPAAEESYREALRLKPRYSRAHRRYAGLILQFGRFDDALSHARQALELDPYDRSGPGSLGGYLFVARRYREALEILEPAVRDRETAMTRHNLAQVYAQLGVESGGVEADAYFAKALEQARILAGIEERERTANGPAAKLPSLSDQIYALAHSLAGDTSAAEPYLKRLEADLDARRIPALTVAWVYAAQGRSADAISVLERAVAYRDPALLYIKVIPFLDKLHAQPRFQALVAQMRL, encoded by the coding sequence ATGACGCCCGAACAGCGGATACAGATCAGACAGCTTCTTGAAGAAGCGCTCGAACTGGACGACGGCGAACGGCACGCGTTCCTCCAAGCCGCCTGCCACGGCGACCCCACTCTGCGAATCGCGCTCGACGAACTGCTCGAGGGGCGAGGGCCGATGCCCGAGTTCCTCCGCGACGCGGAAGGCGTAGCGCTCGGTCCGGTATTCTCCTCGGGAACCCTCATCGACGGCCGTTTCCGAATCGAACGTTTTCGCGGACGCGGCGGCATGGGTGAAGTCTACGAAGCGTTCGACTCGAGCCTCGGAGTGCGGCTCGGCCTCAAGACGCTCCGCGGCGACATCAATGCCGATCAGGACGCCATCGATCGTTTCCGCCGCGAAGTGCTCGTTGCGCGTACCGTCACCCACCCGAACCTCTGCCGTGTCTACGACATGGTCGAGCACCGGTCCACGAACGAGCCGCCGGTCGCTTGCCTCACGATGGAGTGGCTCGAGGGAGAAACCCTCGCCGCCTACCTGGAACGGAGCCGGCCGCTGTCGCCGGCCGTGGCCTTGCCGTTGATCCGCCAGATCGCGGCAGCGCTCGAAGCCCTGCACGCTGCCGGCCTCGTCCACCGCGATCTAAAGCCGGGCAATGTCGTCATGGTGGCGCAGCCCGGCGGAGGCACTCGCGCCGTGGTGACGGATTTCGGACTCGCCAAGCCCGCCGCCGCCGGTGAGGAGTTCTTCGAGTCCGTGGTTGACGCCCAAGCCGGCGCGCCCTACTTCATGGCGCCCGAGCAACTGAAGAACGAGCGCCCCACAACCGCCTCCGACGTCTATTCGTTCGGCCTGATGATCGACGAGATGGTGACCGTCGAGCGCGCGTTCAGTGCGCCCTCGCTGGCCGCCCTCTACTACCAGCGGCTCTTCGAGCAGCCCGCACTTCCGCGGGATCGCGCTCCGGACCTGCCGGACCATTGGGACCGAACCATTCGCCGGTGCCTCGCCACGGACCCCGCCGCGCGCCCGGCGACCGCCGCCGCGGTGCTCGCCGAATTGGACGGACAATTGCCATCGCTGCCGGAGCCAGCCAAGGTTCCTCCGGCAAGGCCGCCGGCCGGGCCGCGCTATCCGGTGTTTGTCCTGGCCGGTCTTGCGATCCTCGCGCTCGTCGTCGCCGTCGGTTTCGCTCTCAACCGCGCGCCGGCTTCCATCGAAGTATTCGAGATCGACGGCTCGTCCGCCACGCCGGAGATGCAGTACCTCGGCCACGGCGCCACAGCCGAAGTGCTTCGGCGTTTGTCGGAGATGAAACAGCTCCGTGTGATCCCCGTTCACGCCACCCGTCGCGACGCTCCCTCGACGGCAGGCGGGGCTGCCTACGCGCTCTCCGGTGAGTTGATCGGGGGCCCGAACGCACGCCTGTCGATAAGCCTTACCGGAAGGGGCCATGTGGTTTGGTCCGCAACGTTTGATGAACAGTTGCTTGAGAACCGCACGGAGTTTCAAAACCGGATCGCCCAGCAGGTCGCGGCGGCGATTGATCAGCAGATCGGGAGGGGCCTCTTCGCGGGGCTCATCCCCCGGTGGGTCCGTTGGCCTTCTCTGAGTCTGAATGCGCAACTGCCTCGTCCGCCCACTGCCGATTCCGAAGCGCTTGATCTCTACATGCGCGGCAGCAAGCTCTTCGAAGAGTTCTCGCCGGCCAGCGCGCTCGCGGCCGCCACCTACTACGAACGCGCCCTCGAGCGCGATCCGAATTTCGCGCTCGCAATGGCCGCCGGCGCCGACGCGTATCTGTTTCTGAAGAACCAGGACGCCGCACGGGCCGGCCACTATCTCCAGCGCGCGGGCGAACTCGCCGCCCGGGCCGTACAAGCAGATCCCAATCTCGCCGAAGGGCACGCCTCGCTGGCCGCCGTGAAGCAGGCGGAATGGGATTGGCCAGCCGCCGAGGAGAGCTACCGCGAAGCCCTGCGCTTGAAACCCAGGTACTCGCGCGCCCATCGTCGGTACGCGGGTCTCATTCTGCAGTTCGGCAGGTTCGATGACGCGCTCAGCCACGCCCGCCAGGCCCTGGAACTCGATCCCTACGACCGTTCCGGACCCGGTTCTCTCGGCGGATACCTCTTCGTCGCCCGCCGTTACCGGGAAGCTCTCGAGATCCTGGAACCCGCTGTTCGCGATCGGGAGACCGCCATGACGCGCCACAACCTGGCCCAGGTTTACGCCCAACTCGGCGTCGAAAGCGGTGGCGTCGAAGCGGACGCCTATTTTGCCAAGGCGCTCGAGCAGGCGCGGATTCTCGCCGGAATCGAAGAACGGGAACGCACCGCGAACGGACCGGCGGCGAAACTCCCCTCTCTCTCGGACCAGATCTACGCTCTCGCCCACTCTCTCGCCGGCGACACCTCCGCGGCTGAACCTTATCTCAAGCGCCTGGAAGCGGATCTCGACGCCCGCCGCATTCCGGCGCTCACCGTCGCCTGGGTATACGCCGCCCAGGGCCGCTCCGCCGACGCGATTTCCGTCTTGGAACGAGCAGTGGCCTATCGGGATCCTGCCCTGCTCTATATCAAAGTGATCCCATTCTTGGACAAATTGCACGCCCAACCTCGGTTTCAGGCGCTGGTGGCACAAATGCGCCTGTAA